The stretch of DNA AACCCGGGCTCACAGCCGCTTTATCGTGATTGGACAAGATAACGGTTTTCATACGCCAAATTGGTTACCACCCACATCTAACAAATCACGCATGACTTTAAACGGAACCTTCCGCGAAATGCGCCTTACAGATGTGACCGGTCCCCAAACTGGAGCTATTTCAAATATCTTAGGTCCTGAGTTTTCATCTTTAAGATCAAAAATGATGCTGCTTGAAAACTTAGACACTGTTTGCCCCTGGACGCGGGGTCATCAAATGGCCACAATTTTATGTGGAAACTTCGGCCGTGTGTGGTCTGACGCCAAATATTTTGGACCGAGCATTGATCGCGTGATGGCCAGATCCTCAAAAATTTACCCGACCGCTTCAAAAATTGATGGCCTGCACTTGCGTGTCGAGCAATTACAATCAGAACCTGAAATTGATTTATCCTGGGATTACCGCAACGGCCAGATGGTCTTCCCCACCGTCTATGATCAACCGCAAGCCGCCTTTGACGCGATCTTTGGCACCCAAACCACGGGCAATGCTCAAGCCGCGCAAAAAGAAATTTTGCTGGTCGACCAAGTCAACGAACAGTTTAAGCTTTTACGCAACAATTCCCGCACCTCCAGTGCGGATAAAAAAGTACTCGATGAGCACATGGCGATGATTTTTGATCTACAAAAACGCTTAACGGCCTCCGCCCCGACTTGCACTCCGGGAACTCGTCCTTCACGCACTTATCGTAATTATGCTCCGGAAGATCGCTCGGCCCTGATTGATCTGCATACGCAAATTTTAGTCGCCGCGGTGAAATGCGGTCTGACTCGTATTGCGACTTTATCTATCTGTCGCGGAGTGGATGATCTCAATTACAACTCTTTAGTGGGTATTAATTTGCCTCACGGCTGGCATGAACAAAGTCATATCGACTATACCACGGCTGAAGTTTTAAAAATCTATCAGTTCTATTCAAAAAAAGTGGCGGCCTTACTCACCGCACTCGACGTTCCAGAATCGGGCACGGACGGCACTTACCTTGATAATTCGATCGTCCTCTACGGCAATGGACAGTCTGAAGGCGACCATCGCTATTCCAACCGTCCGACCTTGATTGCGGGTGGCGGCGCTGGCGCCATCAATATGAACAAATACATCGACTATGGGGGATTTAATAATGTCGCGGCTCCCTATGGACCGAACTATACGGGCCGCAATTACAATCAATTGCTGATTGCCATGATGCAGGCCATGGGCTTGTCAGAGGAAGATTATTATACATCCGACATGGTGGCTCGTGGTATTCAAGCGGGCTTTGGGGATGACCGTGCACCAAATAATTATAAATCAGATCGTCGCAATCCATTGCCCGGGATCTTAAAAGCGGCGTAAAGCTTTTTACATTAACCAAGGATGTTGTTAATTCTCATCACCTTCGCTATTTTTTTCCTATCTGGTTGCAGGTATCGTCTTTTAGAGAAAATTATCTCTATCATCTTCATCTAGAAAGGACATACTCCATGCCCACAAGAAGAACTTCCACCGAAAAACCAAGCCGCACCAAAGTCAAATCGCCCGTACTTCCGGAGCCAACACCCTCACCATCGCAAGATGAACGCAAAGCTTCGTTTTCAGAGATCAGCCCGGAACAACGGGAGCAGATGATTCGCGAAACCGCTTATTACTTGGCCGAAAAAGATGGCTTCCCCGGTAAAGACGATCAGTACTGGCAACAAGCCGAAGAACAAATTGATAAAATGTTAAAGGCTTAAAGTTCATCGTTCATTTACTCATTTCGGAGCGTGTTTTCAAGGCGCTCCGAACAGCCCTTGATCTAGATGCCAAAAAATTAGTATTTTTGAATATTTAGAATTCACGCAAGCCCGCCCACTTGACAATTTTTTTGAAATTCGCAAAATATTTTTAAGCCCCCACAGCGGGGTTTAAAAAAAATAACTGTTTCAGCTTCAACGCCAAATGAAAGGAGTAATTGGTTATGAAACAGCTAAATTCTCATCTCAATAATTCTCTAAAATTAAAAGCCCGTGATTTTTTAGAGCGCACCATCTTAGCTCTTGGCGCCACCGCTTTAATTGCGA from Bdellovibrio bacteriovorus encodes:
- a CDS encoding DUF1552 domain-containing protein, giving the protein MKYNPITRRYFLKGLGSAVVYLPILSSLSPREAFAQTRAHSRFIVIGQDNGFHTPNWLPPTSNKSRMTLNGTFREMRLTDVTGPQTGAISNILGPEFSSLRSKMMLLENLDTVCPWTRGHQMATILCGNFGRVWSDAKYFGPSIDRVMARSSKIYPTASKIDGLHLRVEQLQSEPEIDLSWDYRNGQMVFPTVYDQPQAAFDAIFGTQTTGNAQAAQKEILLVDQVNEQFKLLRNNSRTSSADKKVLDEHMAMIFDLQKRLTASAPTCTPGTRPSRTYRNYAPEDRSALIDLHTQILVAAVKCGLTRIATLSICRGVDDLNYNSLVGINLPHGWHEQSHIDYTTAEVLKIYQFYSKKVAALLTALDVPESGTDGTYLDNSIVLYGNGQSEGDHRYSNRPTLIAGGGAGAINMNKYIDYGGFNNVAAPYGPNYTGRNYNQLLIAMMQAMGLSEEDYYTSDMVARGIQAGFGDDRAPNNYKSDRRNPLPGILKAA
- a CDS encoding DUF2934 domain-containing protein produces the protein MPTRRTSTEKPSRTKVKSPVLPEPTPSPSQDERKASFSEISPEQREQMIRETAYYLAEKDGFPGKDDQYWQQAEEQIDKMLKA